Proteins from a single region of Pirellulales bacterium:
- a CDS encoding FkbM family methyltransferase has translation MTAERMWLDWDCALSIVGHDVEVKQTYAAILTSKRRPNLFVDIGANYGTHSLLFLSHNIETLSFEPNPSCHSYLRETCRLNALTPRLEECALGATPGTVELWYPETDTWLGSTDKDAQHDLQQKYLTTVQTVPQKTLDDFLASFVGRNVLVKIDTEGAEYQVLLGASRTLKEIRPCVIFESLGSDDRTKLYGLFVSHSYSVAHLPLFPDEDPHLLGVEQFCESCSSNFVAIPS, from the coding sequence ATGACCGCCGAACGCATGTGGCTGGACTGGGACTGCGCGCTATCAATCGTCGGGCATGACGTCGAAGTTAAACAGACCTATGCGGCGATCCTGACATCGAAGCGGCGACCGAACTTATTTGTCGATATCGGCGCCAACTACGGCACGCACTCCCTGCTATTTCTGTCGCATAACATCGAGACGCTCAGCTTCGAACCCAATCCATCTTGCCACTCGTACTTGCGTGAGACCTGTCGCCTGAACGCGCTTACCCCACGATTAGAAGAATGTGCGCTCGGCGCGACGCCAGGAACTGTCGAATTATGGTATCCCGAGACAGACACGTGGTTGGGATCGACAGACAAGGATGCACAGCACGACCTGCAGCAGAAGTACTTGACGACCGTGCAGACGGTCCCCCAGAAAACGCTGGATGACTTCTTGGCTTCATTTGTCGGTCGGAACGTGCTGGTAAAAATCGATACCGAAGGCGCGGAATACCAGGTTCTACTCGGCGCCTCTCGGACACTGAAGGAGATACGACCCTGCGTAATTTTCGAGAGCTTGGGAAGCGACGACCGCACGAAGCTGTACGGCCTATTTGTATCGCACAGCTATTCGGTCGCACATTTGCCATTGTTTCCTGATGAAGACCCACACTTGCTTGGCGTCGAACAGTTTTGCGAAAGTTGTTCTTCGAATTTTGTCGCGATTCCCTCTTAA